One part of the Humulus lupulus chromosome 9, drHumLupu1.1, whole genome shotgun sequence genome encodes these proteins:
- the LOC133801054 gene encoding jasmonate-induced oxygenase 2-like, whose protein sequence is MNCLHSWPEPIVRVQSLSESGIKKLPHRYIKPPSQRPHHQTRVNSSSSSSQHDDDHDHGSDDTINIPVISLEDVFSEDKALREATMAAISSACREWGFFQVVNHGVRPELMKQARATWREFFGQPAEEKQRYANSPTTYEGYGSRLGVEKGATLDWSDYFFLHYMPPALRNPDKWPSLPSSCRNVIEEYGKEVVSLSGRLMKVLSVNLGLEEDHLLNAFGGENNIGACLRVNFYPKCPQPDLTLGLSSHSDPGGMTLLLPDENVAGLQVRKDNSWITVKPVPNAFIVNLADQIQVLSNATYKSVEHRVIVNSEKDRVSLAFFYNPKSDIIIEPIKQLLTETRPALYTAMTFDEYRLFIRIKGPCGKSQVESLKSALES, encoded by the exons atgaaCTGCCTGCATTCTTGGCCCGAACCAATAGTTCGAGTCCAATCCTTATCCGAAAGTGGCATCAAGAAACTCCCACACCGTTACATAAAGCCACCTTCTCAAAGGCCTCATCATCAAACTAGGGTtaactcatcatcatcatcatcacaacACGATGATGATCATGATCATGGTTCTGATGACACCATCAACATCCCTGTGATCAGCCTAGAGGACGTGTTCTCGGAGGACAAGGCCCTGCGGGAGGCTACCATGGCGGCGATATCGAGTGCGTGCCGGGAGTGGGGGTTTTTCCAGGTCGTGAACCACGGCGTGAGGCCGGAGCTGATGAAGCAGGCAAGGGCCACTTGGCGAGAGTTCTTTGGGCAGCCGGCGGAGGAGAAGCAACGGTATGCAAACTCGCCTACAACCTACGAAGGGTACGGTAGCCGGCTTGGGGTGGAGAAAGGGGCCACCCTCGATTGGAGTGACTACTTCTTTCTCCATTATATGCCTCCGGCACTACGGAATCCGGACAAGTGGCCTTCGCTTCCCTCTTCATGCAG AAACGTGATAGAAGAATATGGAAAGGAAGTGGTGAGTTTAAGTGGAAGATTGATGAAGGTATTATCTGTAAACCTTGGCCTAGAAGAGGACCACCTTCTAAATGCCTTTGGAGGAGAAAACAACATTGGAGCTTGCTTAAGGGTGAACTTCTACCCAAAATGTCCACAACCAGACCTAACCCTAGGGCTCTCGTCGCACTCTGACCCGGGCGGCATGACCCTTCTCTTGCCTGATGAAAATGTGGCCGGACTCCAGGTGCGTAAGGACAATAGTTGGATCACTGTTAAGCCTGTTCCAAATGCTTTCATCGTCAACTTGGCCGATCAAATTCAG GTGCTAAGCAATGCAACTTACAAGAGTGTAGAGCACAGAGTGATAGTGAATTCGGAGAAAGATCGGGTGTCTTTGGCCTTCTTTTATAATCCCAAAAGTGACATAATAATAGAACCAATCAAGCAACTGCTTACTGAAACTCGACCAGCACTCTACACCGCTATGACATTTGATGAGTATAGACTCTTCATTAGGATAAAAGGTCCCTGTGGCAAATCACAAGTTGAATCTTTAAAATCAGCTTTGGAATCATGA